The nucleotide sequence tagcagtaatagtagtagttgttttagtaatagtagcagcattagtagtagtagtagtagcagtaatagtagtagtagtagtagtagtagtagtagtagtagtagcagtaatagtagtagtagtagttgttttagtaatagtagcagcattagtagtagtagtagtagtagcagtaatagtaatagtagtagtagtagttttagtaatagtagcagcattagtagtagtagtagtagcagtaatagtaatagtagtagtagtagttttagtaatagtagcagcattagtagtagtagtagtggtactgatagcagcagtagtagtaacagtagtagtagtagtagttttagtaatagtagcagcattagtagcagtagtagtagcagtaatagtaatagtagtagtagtagtagtggtggtagtggtagtagtagtagtagttttagtaatagtagcagcattagtagtagtagtagtagtagcagtaatagtaatagtagtagtagtagtagtagtagttttagtaaTAGTAAcagcattagtagtagtagtagtggtactgATAGCAGCAgttgtagtaacagtagtagttttagtaatagtagcagcatcagtaatagtagtggtagtaatagtagtagtagtagtagtagtggtggtggtagaagtagtagtagtactgatagcagcagtagtagtaacagtagtagttttagtaatagtagcagcatcagtaatagtagtggtagtgatagcagcagtagtagtaacagtagtagtagttttagtaaTAGTAGTACAACTACAACCACCATTTTATCACTTAGCATAAATGAGAACAAAtaaaagaaaggaactgcagccctCACGATAATCCAAGGAAGTGTAATTGATTTATTCACCACTtcattggattatcttgagtgctgcagttcctttctgttatttgcatattgattgtctcgtttggacctgggattctttactGCGTTCAGCACCCTTggttggggagttgtccttttcAACTGAAAAATCTTTTATGTCTGTGCTGCTATTTTCTTGAATATAAATGAGAACAAGGGATTTGGTGCTCACTGGAGGGGATTTATCAATGGACCAGTGGGTGGGCTCGGAGACACATTTATGAAGCCCCTGTGACACTTTTTCTGTTAATAATCTTTTCCACTTTAAATCAACATTATTTgttcaaaaacaaaataaatcagGTGTTTCCTCTTTAAATGTGAAcggttattatattattatatgtctGTTGTAATATGTAGAGCATGAACTGTGCATAAACAGGAAAAAACAACAGCAATATTTACACCACATCTCACATGCAACTTCCATATTCTGTGCACCGGAGGTGAGAATTTCATCAGTCCTGTGTGCACGCAACATACAACAACAGAACCCAAACCTGTGCAACTGGGATAAACAAAATATTGACATTCCTTCTTTCCCCTATTCCTATCTTTGTGTATTGTCTGTATGTTGTTTTACTAAAAACAGGCTGGAGTTGAGCATAAGTACTAATGGAGTGGTAGAACTAGTATTAGTAGCAATAGAgtagatagtagtagtagtagtagtagtagtagtagtagtagtagtagtagtagtagtggtagtggtagtggtagtagtggtagtagtagaactagtagtagtagtagtagttgaccACAGCCAAATTTAAGGACGcgtcagtcgtccgaaacgcataggcctagaggataccACCCCTCCACttcttacacacccaggaccCAATACAACTGGACTTTCCTTTTAAACTAagccaattaaacttggaaaatatttttccattttaacgctactcagcgctggatcctacctccctTCCTTTtctctagtagtagtagtagtagtaacagcagtagtagtagtagtagtagtagtagtagtagtagtagtagtagtagtagtggtagtagtagtagtagtggtagtagtagtagtattagtagttgtggtagtagtagtagtaatagtagttgcagtagtagtagtattagtagtagtggtagtagtagtagtagtagtagtagtggtagtattagtagtagtagcagtagtagtagtagtagtagtagtagtagtggcagtagtagtagtagtagtagtagtggtagtagtagtagtagtaatagtagtagtagtagtagtagtggtggtggtagtagtagtagtagtagtagtggtagtggtagtagtggtagtagtagaactagtagtagtagtagtagttgaccACAGCCAAATTTAAGGACGcgacagtcgtccgaaacgcataggcctagaggataccACCCCTCCACttcttacacacccaggaccCAATACAACTGGACTTTCCTTTTAAACTAagccaattaaacttggaaaatatttttccattttaacgctactcagcgctggatcctacctccctTCCTTTtctctagtagtagtagtagtagtaacagcagtagtagtagtagtagtagtagtagtagtagtagtagtagtagtagtagtggtagtagtagtagtagtggtagtagtagtagtattagtagttgtggtagtagtagtagtaatagtagttgcagtagtagtagtattagtagtagtggtagtagtagtagtagtagtagtagtagtagtggtagtattagtagtagtagcagtggtagtagtagtagtagcagtaatagtagtagtagtagtagcagtagtagtagtagtagtagtagtggtagtagtagtggtagtagtagtagtagcagtagtagtagtagtattagtagtagtggtggtagtagtagtagtagtagtagcagtagtaatagtattagtagtagtggtagtagtagtagtagtagtagtagtagtagtagtagtagtagtggtagtagtagtagtagcagtaatagtagtagtagtagtagcagtagtagtagtagtattagtagtagtggtggtagtagtagtagtagtagtagcagtagtagtagtagtagtattagtagtagtggtagtagtagtagtagtagtagtagtggtagtattagtagtagtagcagtagtaatagtattagtagtagtggtagtagtagtagtagtagtagtagtagtagtagtagtagtagtagtggtagtagtagtagtagcagtaatagtagtagtagtagtagtaatagtagttgcagtagtagtagtattagtagtagtagtagtagtagtagtagtggtagtattagtagtagtagcagtagtaatagtattagtagtagtggtagtagtagtagtagtagtagtagtagtagtagtagtggtagtagtagtagtagcagtaatagtagtagtagtagtagcagtagtagtagtagtagtagtagtagtagtggtagtattagtagtagtagcagcagtagtaatagtattagtagtagtggtagtagtagtagtagtagtattagtagtagtagtagtattagtagtagtggtagtagcagtagtagtagtagtagtagtagtagtagtggtggtagtagtagtagtagtagcagtagtagtagtagtagtattagtagtagtggtagtagtaagagtagtagtagtagtagtagttgtagtagtagtagtagtagcagtattagtaaTAATAGGAGTAGCAGAAGTAGTAATAGGAGTAGCAGTAGTTGcagtattagtaatagtagtagtagaagtagcagtagttgcagtattagtaatagtagtagtagcagcagtagcaataGTACtaacagtagtagcagtagttgcagtattagtagtaatagttgcagtagtagtagcagtagtagtagcagtagttgcAGTATTAgtaaaagtagtagtagtagaagcagtagtagtggtagcagtagtagtagtaatagtagtagtagtagtagtagtagtagtagtagtagtagcagtactagtagtggtagtagttgtagttgtagtagtagtagtagtagtagtagcagtaatagtagtggtagtagtagtagtaatagtagtagttgtagtagtagtagtaatagtagtagtagtagtagtggtagtagtagtagtagtagtagtagcagcagtactagtagtggtagtagttgtagtagtagtagttgttgtagtagtagtagtagtagtagtagtagtagtagcagtagttgtAATTGTAGTagttgtagttgtagtagtaatagtagtagtagtagtagtagtagtagtagttgttgtagtagtagtagtagtagtagtagtagtagtagtggtagtagtagtaatagtagtagtggtagtagtagtagtatcagtagtagtagtagtagtagtagtagtggttgtagtagtagtaatagtagtaatagtagtagtagtagtagtagtagtagtagcagtagtagtagtagtagtagtagtagtggtggttgtagtagtagtagcagtagtagtagtggtagtggtagtagtagtagtagtagtagtagtagcagtagtagtagtagtagtagtagtagtagtagtagcagtagtagtagtagtagtggtagtagtagtaatagtagtagtagtagtagtagtagtagtagtagtagtagtagtagcagtagtagtagtattagtagctatagtagtagtagtagtagtagtagtagcagcagtactagtagtggtagtagttctagtagtagtagtagtagtagtagtagtagtagtagtagtggtagtagttgtagtagtagtagcagcagcagtagtagtagttgttgtagaagtggtggtagtagtagtagtagtggtagtagtagtaatagtagtagtagtagtagtagtagtagtagtagtagtagcagtagtagtagtattagtagctatagtagtagtagtagtagtagtagtagtagcagcagtactagtagtggtagtagttctagtagtagtagtagtagtagtagtagtggtggtggtagtagtagcagcagcagtagtagtagttgttgtagaagtagtagtagtagtagtagtagtagtggtagtagtagtagtaatagtagtaatagcagtaggaGTAGAACTAGTAGTAGGCGTATTAGTAGCGGTTTtggaagtagtagtagcagtagtaatagaaGAACCTAACCAAAAATACAGCATGGATCTGGTAGCCCGACACGTGCAAAGCAACAATCAGTATATATGTAAATTGTATGGGCTAGATCCTAGGGTGTATACCCAGAAGCatcaagaatatatatatatatttatatatatatatatatatatataaatatatataacctagaAGAAAAAGATGCTAACAAGGAAGTAtgcgaaaatagaaaaatactttattgaaactaCATAATGACATACAATagataaaagaatccataaaccaacaggttaaaataaGAACAGTGGGTCGTGTATCTCACAGATGAACAAATAGTGCAAAAATTGTGCCAATAGCACACCTTCCAATAAGTTGAGCTATAGACTATAGTaaagaccatatatatatataacaatgtGCTGCAAAAGCATAATCAATATAAGATGGTAGTAGGAGTGAATTATGAAGTCCATATGAACATAAGGGAAGGCAATAATACACAGGAAAGTGCTACAGCAAGTTACAGGGATATATCATACCCATGGTAGATGCAAAATAGAGAAAACAGCGAACGTCCGCCCCAACGcgtgtttcggcgctaatgcctttgtCTGggggaagtagtagtagtagcaatagtagtatAAATAGCAGTAGTATTAGTTTTAGAAGAAGTATagctgatattatatatatattattagtagtagtagtagtggtagtaataatAGGGGCAGTACCTATGTGTAAAATATACCATATATGATATTAATCAATGTCATGAATCATTGGTAATACATATAATAGAACGCTCCTCCTCCGGTTCAGCCTTCTAGGAAATGTTGTTTTTTAATGCAGTCGCTGCTCTATATGTACGCCGTCCGCTAGTGACATCATATACCAGTATAATCCGGGACAATCTCATAAATCATTTTtagtaaatatataataaatcattTCTCCAGTTTAGGTCTAGTTCTAGTCTACAACTGCATTATCCAAAACGCCTCCCTGTTCCGGAGCCATTATCAATAGAAGAGTGACAACATTCGGAAACACAATTTCCTAAAAGGCGTGACGTATGCCATGTCTAAGGACAATCTGGTTCAAAACGCGTAAGCATCATACAAACCAACCTCCGCCCTGTCCACTCTTTGCACGTTAAATAGAATGTGctggaaaataaaaattttcattgACATAAATTAAAGCTCCgtcctgggccccaatgtaaaGTCCATAATAAGGACCCCTAGCTGTGAAATGTAATAACTACTGATCTCGCTACCCTCTTCAGTTACTCGCCTGGCGGTGGTAGTAGTACTTGTAGTAGTAATTGCATGGTAGCCTTAGAAGTAGTAGTGAGAACACAGGAGGATAAggaatggtggtggtagtagtagaggAGCGGTAGCAGGAGAAGTTTTGCCGTTCTCTTATTAGTAGATTTAGATATTATTGTGAACCAGTAACCAGTCACTCAACAACTTCTACACTTTTATTTACATCCACTGAAAATATTAGAAAGTGCAGCCGAGGAGAGGAGGTGAAGAAGGGTCCGACATCTCACTCATCCCCTGTTTCCATTAATATCAGCTCCTCTAATGGGTGAATTAGATCCAGGTCTGATGCGTCTCCTGATTCCTGAAATATCAACTCTACTAATGGGTGATCTAAATCCAGGTCTGATGCGCCTCCTGTTTCCTTGAATATCTGCTCCTCCAATGGGTGCATTAGATTCAGCTTTGTTGTCTCCACTGTTTCCTGTAAATTCAGCTCTAATGGGTGTTCTAGATCCAGGTCTGTTGCGTCCAGTGTTGCCTCTTGGGACGTTCCTTGCTTTCCGTACTCTTGACCACTGTATAAGAGACATTGAACACGTTCAGCTGGTGACGGGTCAGAGGATATGATATAATAGTGATGAATGTGCTGGTACCTGCGGCGTCACATTGTCACACGTCACCACTATGACATCCCGCTCGTCTTCCACCATAAAAGATGCCGCGCAGGACTTGACCAGCTGAGGGGAGAGAATTGTTGTGTCAGGGGGTCACTACGTGATGGATCCTGAATATAAGACACCAGTGACCTCAGCTGTatctatacactgtatatactttCATCTGTATATCTCTGTG is from Rhinoderma darwinii isolate aRhiDar2 chromosome 5, aRhiDar2.hap1, whole genome shotgun sequence and encodes:
- the LOC142653102 gene encoding cathelicidin-related peptide Oh-Cath-like; its protein translation is MEKYLTLILVLGATAYGSSLPTMPWGGEDISIMCLISTDYYNKVSEDSALYRLHGNVTEHKTNETSHHQLHFTIKETLCQKTKNEVPDDCAFKEDGLVKSCAASFMVEDERDVIVVTCDNVTPQWSRVRKARNVPRGNTGRNRPGSRTPIRAEFTGNSGDNKAESNAPIGGADIQGNRRRIRPGFRSPISRVDISGIRRRIRPGSNSPIRGADINGNRG